The following proteins are encoded in a genomic region of Sebastes fasciatus isolate fSebFas1 chromosome 14, fSebFas1.pri, whole genome shotgun sequence:
- the lrrfip1a gene encoding uncharacterized protein lrrfip1a isoform X14 has translation MGTQGTGRKRSTKKERSTAEDDALNLIAREAESRLAAKRAARAEAREIRMKELERQQKELSDDDERMSVGSRSSARVEDRDYLEKGSRAASALTAATLTSIGGSSSRRGSGETAITVDAETSIREIKEIHELKDQIQDVETKYMQNLKEVKDALVEVDEKYRKAMVSNAQLDNEKNNLMYQVDTLKDSLMELEELLSESRRGHDDKVKEFEREKHAHTVLQFQFSEMKETLKQSEELLNDIRQLRLKQEGFVREITDLQETVEWKDKKIGALERQKEYTDPIRVERDELREEVVKLKDILKKHGIVLGPDLNINGEVGETDADGTSSADPASQPAQDAKTSPAEGNSMLGHTEETQLRSSREEEVDPEQHQEMFEDAKENHSSFDTLCNVAVVSTLETSSEAAEEQPTEEQLICLEEDKKTAIEEDNAEENGLSKDLNVDINDQSFTEVKDLIVCSPGLQGIVKSPEENVPETDTPTGGDLGEKSNPDLGKTETKSGSVDTHSDDIRESCNNLSEEQENKQEDVEKSNLRNTESCHQQKVAQDVRKESLPDESIPAVSNTEPQQEPENTEEAENDEAEEISSNPQPQGAAASGKRKKRKRRGKKKGGTQEDKNQQKDGTDIKKGKTEMDIGSAARDNVPTTEPEIDGSVTETLNESSVDQVKNEQDRQETVEVDGVEAVEPTETVSPNDTLKESRMDHVTDEHNKEQTLEMEKVEAAEAVATTETFSHIETPKEERVDDVMDEQNKEQSLEDKSVEAVEAVAPAHVETLKEERVDNVTDEQNKEQSLENKSVEAVAPAHVETLKEERVDDVMDEQNKEQSLEDKSVEAVEAVAPAHVETLKESRTDPRKDEHDEERALETEKVEEVGSITSPVPETNLTTSDLIDNSKGVESTDGLDKECSSSVDNSKSETDISADDNVIHESEIIDGAEEEVRSIDELASECTANNPENTFETSGKENTEAESHVPSSGDIAADKSESTSNSESKYNTSVSMSSTDGFHDALESLSGSELSAPVNKVSDRGPEESTETVKDDEEPGAETEQESFSPSPDGDDSELKADGAEKEELNGDLKEPEGLVEPDSSHDQNSDSLVSASLTKIADAFASVKSLFGTVVQAEQLDDVESQALQCEDQIDEPNAEASSESEEINTIDTINTPDSPKEATEIGSSVEQDHSTEESAVTEDPEHKNSQNDQQSETQQLPEPSKDKSDDDSSQPTLQESDEDEDDIDEGRSFDFDDMDIEVAVAMSLPKTPKQEEVDEGVGVMSDESNDGSSSNENRRDEPVESIGEKCTVDGGNQVDTQDTTPRDNKDSLADEDATSEKGEHLENVCEKQENVPEEEVRVADESRPIIDEGKVSNVGELGVVEDINQAMSPPVEIGSDAIKHELQGEDLDLPKSAEQGASNKEAQQTGKDVKRNGKKGKGKGKEECKMS, from the exons GTGGAGGACAGAGATTATCTTGAGAAG GGATCTCGAGCAGCTTCTGCCTTAACAGCAGCAACCCTCACCTCCATAGGCGGGAGTTCCTCGCGGAGAGGAAGTGGCGAGACGGCTATAACTGTAGATGCAGAGACGTCCATACGAGAAATCAAG GAGATTCATGAACTGAAGGATCAGATTCAAGATGTGGAAACCAAGTACATGCAGAACCTAAAAGAAGTCAAG GATGCATTAGTAGAAGTGGATGAGAAGTATCGCAAGGCCATGGTGTCCAACGCCCAGCTGGATAACGAGAAAAACAACCTGATGTACCAGGTGGACACGCTCAAGGACTCGCTCATGGAGCTGGAGGAACTGCTGTCTGAGTCGCGCCGGGGACATGACGACAAAGTCAAG GAATTCGAGCGAGAGAAGCATGCCCACACTGTGCTTCAGTTCCAGTTCAGTGAAATGAAGGAGACGCTAAAGCAAAGCGAAGAGCTGCTGAAT GACATCCGTCAGCTGCGACTCAAACAGGAAGGTTTTGTTAGAGAAATAACTGACCTGCAGGAGACGGTGGAGTGGAAGGATAAAAAGATTGGG GCCTTAGAGCGACAGAAAGAATACACAGATCCAATCCGAGTTGAGCGAGATGAGCTCAGAGaagaggtggtgaagctgaaaGACATTCTGAAG AAACATGGAATAGTATTGGGACCTGATCTAAACATCAACGGAGAGGTTGGTGAGACAGACGCTGACGGGACCTCCAGTGCAGACCCTGCCTCCCAACCGGCTCAGGATGCCAAGACCTCCCCAGCGGAGGGGAACAGCATGCTAG GCCACACAGAGGAGACTCAGTTGAGAAgtagcagagaggaagaggtggaTCCAGAGCAGCATCAAGAAATGTTTGAGGATGCCAAAGAGAATCACTCAAGCTTTGATACACTCTGTAATGTTGCTGTTGTGTCCACACTGGAAACATCTAGTGAAGCAGCAGAAGAACAGCCAACAGAAGAACAACTGATATGCTTAGAAGAAGACAAGAAGACCGCCATAGAAGAAGACAATGCTGAAGAAAATGGCCTTAGCAAGGACTTAAATGTTGATATTAATGACCAATCATTCACAGAGGTCAAAGATCTAATCGTTTGCAGCCCTGGGCTTCAAGGGATTGTAAAAAGTCCTGAGGAAAACGTTCCAGAAACAGATACGCCTACAGGGGGAGATTTAGGGGAGAAAAGTAACCCAGATTTAGGGAAGACAGAAaccaaaagcggtagtgttgaCACACATAGTGATGACATTAGAGAGTCATGTAACAACCTTTCTGAAgagcaagaaaacaaacaggaagatgTTGAGAAAAGTAATTTGAGAAATACAGAATCATGTCATCAGCAAAAAGTTGCCCAAGATGTTAGGAAAGAAAGTTTACCTGATGAGTCCATCCCAGCTGTATCAAACACTGAACCTCAACAAGAGCCTGAGAACACTGAAGAGGCGGAGAACGACGAGGCAGAGGAAATATCCAGTAATCCTCAGCCtcagggcgctgctgcttcagggaaaaggaagaaaaggaagaggagaggcaAAAAGAAAGGAGGAACGCAAGAGGATAAGAACCAACAAAAAGAtggaacagatataaaaaaggGCAAAACAGAAATGGACATTGGATCTGCTGCAAGAGATAATGTGCCAACGACAGAACCTGAAATTGATGGTTCTGTCACTGAAACCCTCAACGAGTCAAGCGTGGATCAAGTTAAGAATGAGCAAGACAGGCAAGAAACTGTGGAGGTAGATGGAGTAGAAGCAGTGGAACCCACTGAAACCGTTTCTCCCAATGACACTCTCAAAGAATCAAGAATGGATCATGTTACAGATGAGCACAACAAGGAACAAACTTTGGAAATGGAGAAAGTAGAAGCAGCAGAAGCCGTGGCAACTACTGAAACCTTTTCTCACATTGAAACTCCCAAAGAAGAAAGGGTGGATGATGTTATGGATGAACAGAATAAGGAACAAAGTTTGGAAGATAAATCAGTAGAAGCAGTAGAGGCAGTGGCACCTGCTCATGTTGAAACTCTCAAGGAAGAAAGGGTGGATAATGTTACGGATGAACAGAATAAGgaacaaagtttggaaaataAATCAGTAGAGGCAGTGGCACCCGCACATGTTGAAACTCTCAAGGAAGAAAGGGTGGATGATGTTATGGATGAACAGAATAAGGAACAAAGTTTGGAAGATAAATCAGTAGAAGCAGTAGAGGCAGTAGCACCCGCTCATGTTGAAACTCTCAAGGAATCCAGAACAGATCCCAGAAAGGATGAGCATGATGAGGAACGAGCTTTGGAAACCGAGAAAGTAGAAGAAGTGGGATCTATAACCAGTCCTGTCCCAGAGACCAACCTCACTACTTCTGATCTTATTGACAACTCCAAAGGTGTCGAGAGCACTGATGGTCTTGACAAAGAGTGTTCTTCCAGTGTAGATAACTCTAAAAGTGAAACAGACATCTCAGCTGATGACAATGTCATCCATGAGTCAGAAATTATTGATGGTGCAGAGGAGGAAGTTAGATCTATTGATGAGCTGGCATCTGAATGCACAGCTAATAACCCCGAAAACACCTTTGAAACAAGCGGTAAGGAAAACACTGAAGCTGAATCACATGTTCCAAGCAGTGGTGACATTGCCGCTGATAAATCTGAATCCACAAGCAATTCTGAGAGTAAATATAACACGTCTGTGTCCATGTCTTCTACTGATGGCTTCCACGACGCTCTCGAGAGCTTGTCTGGCTCAGAGCTGTCTGCACCCGTGAACAAGGTTTCCGATAGAGGTCCAGAGGAATCAACTGAGACAGTCAAAGATGACGAGGAGCCAGGAGCAGAGACTGAACAAGAATCCTTTTCTCCCAGTCCTGACGGGGATGATTCAGAGCTAAAAGCAGACGGAGCAGAAAAGGAGGAGCTGAATGGAGACTTGAAGGAACCAGAAGGTTTAGTCGAGCCAGACAGCTCACATGACCAAAATAGTGACAGTCTTGTAAGCGCATCATTAACAAAAATCGCTGATGCATTTGCCTCTGTAAAGAGTCTGTTTGGGACTGTAGTGCAGGCCGAACAACTGGATGATGTAGAAAGCCAGGCATTACAGTGCGAGGATCAGATTGATGAACCAAATGCTGAAGCATCCTCTGAATCAGAAGAGATCAATACCATTGACACAATTAATACACCAGACTCTCCAAAAGAAGCAACTGAAATTGGGTCCTCGGTTGAGCAGGACCACAGTACTGAAGAATCAGCCGTCACAGAAGATCCAGAAcataaaaacagtcaaaatgATCAGCAAAGCGAAACACAGCAACTGCCTGAACCCAGCAAAGACAAGTCTGATGATGATTCATCTCAACCCACCCTGCAGGAGAgcgatgaggatgaggatgacaTTGACGAAGGACGGTCTTTTGACTTTGATGACATGGATATTGAGGTGGCTGTGGCGATGAGTCTCCCTAAAACTCCAAAACAGGAAGAAGTGGATGAGGGAGTTGGTGTCATGTCAGATGAAAGCAACGACGGTAGTTCGTCAAATGAAAATAGACGAGACGAGCCAGTTGAAAGCATTGGCGAGAAGTGTACGGTTGATGGGGGTAACCAGGTAGATACACAAGATACTACGCCTAGAGACAACAAAGACTCTTTGGCTGATGAGGACGCCACGTCTGAAAAAGGGGAACATTtggaaaatgtgtgtgaaaaGCAGGAAAACGTGCCTGAGGAAGAGGTCCGTGTAGCAGATGAGTCCAGGCCCATTATAGATGAGGGAAAGGTTTCGAATGTTGGAGAGTTGGGTGTTGTGGAGGACATTAACCAGGCGATGTCTCCACCAGTAGAGATAGGATCAGATGCCATTAAGCATGAGTTGCAGGGAGAAGATTTAGATCTACCAAAGAGTGCAGAGCAAGGGGCCAGCAATAAAGAGGCACAGCAGACAGGGAAAGATGTGAAGAGGAACGGCAAGAAAGGCAAAGGCAAGGGCAAAGAGGAGTGTAAGATGTCTTAG
- the lrrfip1a gene encoding uncharacterized protein lrrfip1a isoform X17, with protein sequence MGTQGTGRKRSTKKERSTAEDDALNLIAREAESRLAAKRAARAEAREIRMKELERQQKELSDDDERMSVGSRSSARVEDRDYLEKGSRAASALTAATLTSIGGSSSRRGSGETAITVDAETSIREIKDALVEVDEKYRKAMVSNAQLDNEKNNLMYQVDTLKDSLMELEELLSESRRGHDDKVKEFEREKHAHTVLQFQFSEMKETLKQSEELLNKHGIVLGPDLNINGEVGETDADGTSSADPASQPAQDAKTSPAEGNSMLGHTEETQLRSSREEEVDPEQHQEMFEDAKENHSSFDTLCNVAVVSTLETSSEAAEEQPTEEQLICLEEDKKTAIEEDNAEENGLSKDLNVDINDQSFTEVKDLIVCSPGLQGIVKSPEENVPETDTPTGGDLGEKSNPDLGKTETKSGSVDTHSDDIRESCNNLSEEQENKQEDVEKSNLRNTESCHQQKVAQDVRKESLPDESIPAVSNTEPQQEPENTEEAENDEAEEISSNPQPQGAAASGKRKKRKRRGKKKGGTQEDKNQQKDGTDIKKGKTEMDIGSAARDNVPTTEPEIDGSVTETLNESSVDQVKNEQDRQETVEVDGVEAVEPTETVSPNDTLKESRMDHVTDEHNKEQTLEMEKVEAAEAVATTETFSHIETPKEERVDDVMDEQNKEQSLEDKSVEAVEAVAPAHVETLKEERVDNVTDEQNKEQSLENKSVEAVAPAHVETLKEERVDDVMDEQNKEQSLEDKSVEAVEAVAPAHVETLKESRTDPRKDEHDEERALETEKVEEVGSITSPVPETNLTTSDLIDNSKGVESTDGLDKECSSSVDNSKSETDISADDNVIHESEIIDGAEEEVRSIDELASECTANNPENTFETSGKENTEAESHVPSSGDIAADKSESTSNSESKYNTSVSMSSTDGFHDALESLSGSELSAPVNKVSDRGPEESTETVKDDEEPGAETEQESFSPSPDGDDSELKADGAEKEELNGDLKEPEGLVEPDSSHDQNSDSLVSASLTKIADAFASVKSLFGTVVQAEQLDDVESQALQCEDQIDEPNAEASSESEEINTIDTINTPDSPKEATEIGSSVEQDHSTEESAVTEDPEHKNSQNDQQSETQQLPEPSKDKSDDDSSQPTLQESDEDEDDIDEGRSFDFDDMDIEVAVAMSLPKTPKQEEVDEGVGVMSDESNDGSSSNENRRDEPVESIGEKCTVDGGNQVDTQDTTPRDNKDSLADEDATSEKGEHLENVCEKQENVPEEEVRVADESRPIIDEGKVSNVGELGVVEDINQAMSPPVEIGSDAIKHELQGEDLDLPKSAEQGASNKEAQQTGKDVKRNGKKGKGKGKEECKMS encoded by the exons GTGGAGGACAGAGATTATCTTGAGAAG GGATCTCGAGCAGCTTCTGCCTTAACAGCAGCAACCCTCACCTCCATAGGCGGGAGTTCCTCGCGGAGAGGAAGTGGCGAGACGGCTATAACTGTAGATGCAGAGACGTCCATACGAGAAATCAAG GATGCATTAGTAGAAGTGGATGAGAAGTATCGCAAGGCCATGGTGTCCAACGCCCAGCTGGATAACGAGAAAAACAACCTGATGTACCAGGTGGACACGCTCAAGGACTCGCTCATGGAGCTGGAGGAACTGCTGTCTGAGTCGCGCCGGGGACATGACGACAAAGTCAAG GAATTCGAGCGAGAGAAGCATGCCCACACTGTGCTTCAGTTCCAGTTCAGTGAAATGAAGGAGACGCTAAAGCAAAGCGAAGAGCTGCTGAAT AAACATGGAATAGTATTGGGACCTGATCTAAACATCAACGGAGAGGTTGGTGAGACAGACGCTGACGGGACCTCCAGTGCAGACCCTGCCTCCCAACCGGCTCAGGATGCCAAGACCTCCCCAGCGGAGGGGAACAGCATGCTAG GCCACACAGAGGAGACTCAGTTGAGAAgtagcagagaggaagaggtggaTCCAGAGCAGCATCAAGAAATGTTTGAGGATGCCAAAGAGAATCACTCAAGCTTTGATACACTCTGTAATGTTGCTGTTGTGTCCACACTGGAAACATCTAGTGAAGCAGCAGAAGAACAGCCAACAGAAGAACAACTGATATGCTTAGAAGAAGACAAGAAGACCGCCATAGAAGAAGACAATGCTGAAGAAAATGGCCTTAGCAAGGACTTAAATGTTGATATTAATGACCAATCATTCACAGAGGTCAAAGATCTAATCGTTTGCAGCCCTGGGCTTCAAGGGATTGTAAAAAGTCCTGAGGAAAACGTTCCAGAAACAGATACGCCTACAGGGGGAGATTTAGGGGAGAAAAGTAACCCAGATTTAGGGAAGACAGAAaccaaaagcggtagtgttgaCACACATAGTGATGACATTAGAGAGTCATGTAACAACCTTTCTGAAgagcaagaaaacaaacaggaagatgTTGAGAAAAGTAATTTGAGAAATACAGAATCATGTCATCAGCAAAAAGTTGCCCAAGATGTTAGGAAAGAAAGTTTACCTGATGAGTCCATCCCAGCTGTATCAAACACTGAACCTCAACAAGAGCCTGAGAACACTGAAGAGGCGGAGAACGACGAGGCAGAGGAAATATCCAGTAATCCTCAGCCtcagggcgctgctgcttcagggaaaaggaagaaaaggaagaggagaggcaAAAAGAAAGGAGGAACGCAAGAGGATAAGAACCAACAAAAAGAtggaacagatataaaaaaggGCAAAACAGAAATGGACATTGGATCTGCTGCAAGAGATAATGTGCCAACGACAGAACCTGAAATTGATGGTTCTGTCACTGAAACCCTCAACGAGTCAAGCGTGGATCAAGTTAAGAATGAGCAAGACAGGCAAGAAACTGTGGAGGTAGATGGAGTAGAAGCAGTGGAACCCACTGAAACCGTTTCTCCCAATGACACTCTCAAAGAATCAAGAATGGATCATGTTACAGATGAGCACAACAAGGAACAAACTTTGGAAATGGAGAAAGTAGAAGCAGCAGAAGCCGTGGCAACTACTGAAACCTTTTCTCACATTGAAACTCCCAAAGAAGAAAGGGTGGATGATGTTATGGATGAACAGAATAAGGAACAAAGTTTGGAAGATAAATCAGTAGAAGCAGTAGAGGCAGTGGCACCTGCTCATGTTGAAACTCTCAAGGAAGAAAGGGTGGATAATGTTACGGATGAACAGAATAAGgaacaaagtttggaaaataAATCAGTAGAGGCAGTGGCACCCGCACATGTTGAAACTCTCAAGGAAGAAAGGGTGGATGATGTTATGGATGAACAGAATAAGGAACAAAGTTTGGAAGATAAATCAGTAGAAGCAGTAGAGGCAGTAGCACCCGCTCATGTTGAAACTCTCAAGGAATCCAGAACAGATCCCAGAAAGGATGAGCATGATGAGGAACGAGCTTTGGAAACCGAGAAAGTAGAAGAAGTGGGATCTATAACCAGTCCTGTCCCAGAGACCAACCTCACTACTTCTGATCTTATTGACAACTCCAAAGGTGTCGAGAGCACTGATGGTCTTGACAAAGAGTGTTCTTCCAGTGTAGATAACTCTAAAAGTGAAACAGACATCTCAGCTGATGACAATGTCATCCATGAGTCAGAAATTATTGATGGTGCAGAGGAGGAAGTTAGATCTATTGATGAGCTGGCATCTGAATGCACAGCTAATAACCCCGAAAACACCTTTGAAACAAGCGGTAAGGAAAACACTGAAGCTGAATCACATGTTCCAAGCAGTGGTGACATTGCCGCTGATAAATCTGAATCCACAAGCAATTCTGAGAGTAAATATAACACGTCTGTGTCCATGTCTTCTACTGATGGCTTCCACGACGCTCTCGAGAGCTTGTCTGGCTCAGAGCTGTCTGCACCCGTGAACAAGGTTTCCGATAGAGGTCCAGAGGAATCAACTGAGACAGTCAAAGATGACGAGGAGCCAGGAGCAGAGACTGAACAAGAATCCTTTTCTCCCAGTCCTGACGGGGATGATTCAGAGCTAAAAGCAGACGGAGCAGAAAAGGAGGAGCTGAATGGAGACTTGAAGGAACCAGAAGGTTTAGTCGAGCCAGACAGCTCACATGACCAAAATAGTGACAGTCTTGTAAGCGCATCATTAACAAAAATCGCTGATGCATTTGCCTCTGTAAAGAGTCTGTTTGGGACTGTAGTGCAGGCCGAACAACTGGATGATGTAGAAAGCCAGGCATTACAGTGCGAGGATCAGATTGATGAACCAAATGCTGAAGCATCCTCTGAATCAGAAGAGATCAATACCATTGACACAATTAATACACCAGACTCTCCAAAAGAAGCAACTGAAATTGGGTCCTCGGTTGAGCAGGACCACAGTACTGAAGAATCAGCCGTCACAGAAGATCCAGAAcataaaaacagtcaaaatgATCAGCAAAGCGAAACACAGCAACTGCCTGAACCCAGCAAAGACAAGTCTGATGATGATTCATCTCAACCCACCCTGCAGGAGAgcgatgaggatgaggatgacaTTGACGAAGGACGGTCTTTTGACTTTGATGACATGGATATTGAGGTGGCTGTGGCGATGAGTCTCCCTAAAACTCCAAAACAGGAAGAAGTGGATGAGGGAGTTGGTGTCATGTCAGATGAAAGCAACGACGGTAGTTCGTCAAATGAAAATAGACGAGACGAGCCAGTTGAAAGCATTGGCGAGAAGTGTACGGTTGATGGGGGTAACCAGGTAGATACACAAGATACTACGCCTAGAGACAACAAAGACTCTTTGGCTGATGAGGACGCCACGTCTGAAAAAGGGGAACATTtggaaaatgtgtgtgaaaaGCAGGAAAACGTGCCTGAGGAAGAGGTCCGTGTAGCAGATGAGTCCAGGCCCATTATAGATGAGGGAAAGGTTTCGAATGTTGGAGAGTTGGGTGTTGTGGAGGACATTAACCAGGCGATGTCTCCACCAGTAGAGATAGGATCAGATGCCATTAAGCATGAGTTGCAGGGAGAAGATTTAGATCTACCAAAGAGTGCAGAGCAAGGGGCCAGCAATAAAGAGGCACAGCAGACAGGGAAAGATGTGAAGAGGAACGGCAAGAAAGGCAAAGGCAAGGGCAAAGAGGAGTGTAAGATGTCTTAG